The following are encoded together in the Nocardioides thalensis genome:
- a CDS encoding sterol carrier family protein, whose amino-acid sequence MPARLRPADPADVADALTRVAAGTADRVDLRLLTKHYLAVLELRAPGRSVEVRVPPYAAVQCVEGVRHTRGTPPAVIETDAETWIALATGRLTWPDAVAEHRVTASGERTDLAPYLPIEPD is encoded by the coding sequence GTGCCCGCCCGTCTCCGTCCCGCCGACCCCGCCGACGTCGCCGACGCGCTCACCCGGGTCGCTGCCGGCACCGCCGACCGGGTCGACCTGCGACTGCTGACCAAGCACTACCTCGCGGTGCTCGAGCTGCGCGCCCCCGGCCGGTCGGTGGAGGTCCGCGTGCCGCCGTACGCCGCCGTGCAGTGCGTCGAGGGCGTCCGCCACACCAGGGGTACGCCGCCCGCGGTCATCGAGACCGACGCCGAGACGTGGATCGCGCTCGCGACCGGCCGCCTGACGTGGCCCGATGCGGTCGCCGAGCACCGGGTCACGGCAAGCGGCGAGCGGACCGACCTCGCGCCGTACCTCCCGATCGAGCCCGACTAG
- a CDS encoding MMPL family transporter encodes MTTTDARPRAAVPNRMERLATFALAHHWTALVLWLVALVAITVASTAVGDDYRNDMSLPGTESQEMIELQEEHGMTSGDTVTVVLHDERGWDTDADAVAALTSEVGAQDHVAAVTPPEQDGGTVSADGTTALVTVAMDAPAGEVPAEDYRAIIDAAQEHATDDLQVELSGDGIREAQQSEAGGGAEGIGMLAALVILLFMFGSFLAASLPIVTAIFAVGSTFGLVTLISHLTMVPDYTAPMLMLVGLGVGIDYALLVFSRFRSELLLHADREAATRVAIDTAGRSVLFAGASVILALAGLYSLRMGSLQGVVLGVALTVLMTMIASLTLLPALLTVFGKRIERSVLKHAAKTGRVPGQRWRSWARVVQRYPWPALVVSLLALGALSLPALGMNLGFSDAGNDHSSTTTRQAYDLVEEKFGAGANGPLVVMTEGTQQEAAAAYDEVAGHPGIAAASPPRPSEDGEVFTSLAFPETGPQDEATSDLVTELRSDLGEPHLVGGPTAALVDYSATVSDRFPLFIGLVVGLSALLLMAVFRSVLIAIKAAVLNLLSIGASMGAITLVFQDGRFGAEAGPIEAFLPVMIFAIVFGLSMDYEVFLMSRMHEEWTRTGDAQHSVREGLAHTGGVITAAGAIMVVVFGAFIASPDRMLQQMGLAMAVAVLLDAVVIRCLVVPSVMRLLGTRAWWLPGWLDRVLPRLAIEREPTR; translated from the coding sequence ATGACGACGACCGACGCGCGGCCCCGCGCCGCCGTACCGAACCGGATGGAGCGGCTCGCGACCTTCGCGCTGGCCCACCACTGGACCGCACTCGTCCTGTGGCTCGTGGCGCTCGTCGCGATCACGGTCGCCTCGACCGCCGTGGGCGACGACTACCGCAACGACATGTCGCTGCCGGGCACCGAGTCGCAGGAGATGATCGAGCTCCAGGAGGAGCACGGCATGACGTCCGGCGACACGGTGACCGTCGTGCTGCACGACGAGCGCGGCTGGGACACGGACGCCGACGCGGTCGCGGCCCTCACCTCGGAGGTCGGCGCCCAGGACCACGTCGCCGCGGTCACGCCGCCCGAACAGGACGGCGGCACCGTCTCCGCGGACGGTACGACGGCGCTGGTCACCGTCGCGATGGACGCTCCGGCCGGCGAGGTGCCGGCGGAGGACTACCGGGCGATCATCGACGCGGCGCAGGAGCACGCGACCGACGACCTCCAGGTCGAGCTGTCGGGCGACGGGATCCGAGAGGCGCAGCAGAGCGAGGCGGGAGGCGGCGCGGAGGGCATCGGGATGCTCGCGGCGCTCGTGATCCTGCTGTTCATGTTCGGCTCGTTCCTCGCGGCGAGCCTGCCGATCGTGACCGCGATCTTCGCCGTGGGCTCCACGTTCGGGCTGGTCACCCTCATCTCCCACCTGACGATGGTGCCGGACTACACCGCGCCGATGCTGATGCTCGTCGGCCTCGGCGTCGGCATCGACTACGCGCTCCTGGTGTTCTCCCGCTTCCGCAGCGAGCTGCTGCTGCACGCCGACCGCGAGGCCGCGACCCGGGTCGCGATCGACACTGCCGGCCGGTCCGTGCTCTTCGCCGGGGCGAGCGTGATCCTCGCGCTGGCGGGTCTCTACTCGCTGCGGATGGGCTCGCTCCAGGGCGTGGTCCTCGGCGTGGCGCTGACCGTGCTGATGACGATGATCGCCTCGCTCACCCTGCTGCCGGCGCTGCTGACGGTGTTCGGAAAGCGCATCGAGCGGTCCGTGCTCAAGCACGCGGCGAAGACCGGGCGGGTGCCGGGCCAGCGCTGGCGCTCCTGGGCCCGCGTCGTGCAGCGCTACCCGTGGCCGGCGCTGGTCGTGTCGCTCCTCGCGCTCGGAGCGCTGTCGCTCCCCGCCCTCGGCATGAACCTCGGCTTCTCCGACGCCGGCAACGACCACTCCAGCACGACCACGCGCCAGGCCTACGACCTGGTCGAGGAGAAGTTCGGCGCGGGCGCCAACGGCCCGCTGGTGGTGATGACCGAGGGCACCCAGCAGGAGGCGGCCGCGGCGTACGACGAGGTGGCCGGCCATCCCGGCATCGCCGCGGCGAGCCCGCCCCGGCCGTCCGAGGACGGCGAGGTCTTCACCTCGCTGGCGTTCCCCGAGACCGGGCCGCAGGACGAGGCGACCTCCGACCTCGTGACCGAGCTGCGGTCCGACCTGGGCGAGCCCCACCTCGTCGGCGGGCCCACCGCGGCGCTGGTCGACTACTCAGCCACCGTGAGCGACCGCTTCCCGCTCTTCATCGGCCTGGTGGTCGGGCTCTCGGCCCTGCTGCTGATGGCGGTGTTCCGCTCGGTCCTGATCGCGATCAAGGCCGCCGTGCTCAACCTGCTGTCGATCGGGGCGTCGATGGGCGCGATCACGCTGGTGTTCCAGGACGGGCGCTTCGGCGCCGAGGCCGGGCCGATCGAGGCGTTCCTGCCGGTGATGATCTTCGCGATCGTGTTCGGCCTGTCGATGGACTACGAGGTGTTCCTCATGTCCCGGATGCACGAGGAGTGGACCCGCACCGGCGACGCGCAGCACTCCGTGCGCGAGGGCCTCGCCCACACGGGCGGGGTGATCACTGCCGCCGGCGCGATCATGGTCGTCGTGTTCGGCGCGTTCATCGCCTCGCCCGACCGGATGCTCCAGCAGATGGGGCTCGCCATGGCGGTCGCCGTGCTCCTCGACGCGGTGGTGATCAGATGCCTGGTCGTGCCGTCGGTGATGCGGCTGCTCGGCACCCGCGCGTGGTGGCTGCCGGGCTGGCTCGACCGGGTGCTGCCGCGGCTCGCGATCGAGCGGGAGCCGACGCGCTAG